One Spinacia oleracea cultivar Varoflay chromosome 4, BTI_SOV_V1, whole genome shotgun sequence DNA segment encodes these proteins:
- the LOC130471342 gene encoding uncharacterized protein, whose amino-acid sequence MEVLKSYGFSDWWVGLISECITTVSYKALINGRTTKGFKPKCGLRQGDPLSPYLFLFCMDILSHMLLLGVNIGLFKGIKVCRRAPSINHLFFADDSMLFFRANEDSCINLMKIINDFGSISGQRLNERRSHVKFSIHTKEDQKRKLRNVLAVGEPTKVILIQSVLLSVASHVMRCLKVPASVTNKIDSLVTRLFWAGKGEKGMHWVGRGTVQRPKKEGGLGVRAAALLNDAMLFKQVKRLMSNPQLLATKVISSFDGQGNNILGSKEGNGVGVSWGRKGLYQAQGKFGGGMAWNIGRGTKVLDTSMAWVGGKVPENRSNQPIGPSSKWRVTEFIDRESSSWKPDLVRQRFVWKDAWSILVMEIPRGEVKDFRYWNYTKLGRFSVSSGYEFLFNKYAEDTGVLDDHDLLVLRLVWKMNILPKWKYFVWNFFYDGLAVKVNLARRGFNCETVCSYCGLREEDLQHVLRFCSVAHLSWMSSSLRIDPLENESWPLKEWVRSYILLYHSEDGWNGGRVQSFIALLLSLWKTRNARIFRGEGGHPGAVLTAMESYLQEVSTFTARNDELSIDGPKEPPGYNMVHIGREKEFHNDFVVQKPGKAGWGMTVSTNRSLAEEESAGQHGRAVSSDHAEAKACLLALTWASNRQINQLRINTDSAALVSYLCMERVSDMSIVGSGLIRRANYAVGHLDSLVCAQILTFVLQCA is encoded by the exons ATGGAG GTGTTAAAGAGTTATGGATTTTCGGATTGGTGGGTAGGTCTGATTTCGGAATGCATCACAACGGTTTCTTATAAAGCCCTTATTAATGGTAGAACAACAAAGGGGTTCAAACCTAAGTGTGGTCTTCGTCAAGGAGATCCTCTATCCCCCTATTTGTTCTTGTTTTGTATGGATATACTCTCGCATATGCTTCTGCTGGGGGTGAATATTGGGCTTTTCAAAGGGATTAAAGTTTGTAGGCGAGCACCCTCGATCAATCATTTGTTCTTCGCTGATGATTCCATGTTATTCTTTAGGGCAAATGAGGATTCATGCattaatttaatgaaaataatcAATGACTTTGGGAGTATCTCAGGTCAGCGTTTGAATGAAAGGAGATCCCACGTTAAATTCTCGATTCATACGAAGGAGGATCAGAAGAGGAAGCTTAGAAATGTTTTAGCAGTAGGGGAG CCGACAAAGGTTATTCTGATTCAATCGGTCCTACTCAGTGTTGCTTCTCATGTGATGAGATGTTTAAAGGTTCCTGCATCGGTGACAAATAAAATAGATTCTCTTGTTACTAGATTATTCTGGGCAGGTAAGGGTGAGAAAGGAATGCACTGGGTAGGGCGTGGAACTGTTCAACGGCCAaaaaaggagggtggtttgggTGTTAGAGCTGCAGCTTTGTTGAATGATGCTATGTTGTTTAAACAAGTGAAACGCTTGATGAGTAACCCACAATTGTTAGCTACAAAGGTAATCTCCAGTTTTGATGGCCAGGGGAATAATATTTTGGGTAGTAAAGAGGGAAACGGGGTTGGGGTCTCTTGGGGAAGGAAGGGACTTTATCAAGCCCAAGGAAAGTTCGGGGGAGGTATGGCGTGGAATATAGGTAGGGGTACTAAAGTGTTAGATACTAGTATGGCTTGGGTGGGAGGTAAGGTCCCTGAGAATCGTTCGAATCAACCAATAGGACCCTCATCGAAATGGCGAGTTACTGAATTCATAGATAGGGAGTCGTCTTCTTGGAAGCCAGATTTGGTTCGACAAAGGTTTGTTTGGAAAGATGCTTGGTCCATTTTGGTTATGGAAATCCCGAGAGGGGAAGTGAAGGATTTCAGATATTGGAACTACACCAAATTAGGTAGATTTTCGGTAAGCTCAGGATATGAGTTTTTATTTAATAAGTACGCGGAGGACACAGGGGTTCTAGATGATCATGACTTACTAGTTCTTCGATTGGTCTGGAAGATGAACATTTTACCTAAATGGAAGTATTTTGTGTGGAATTTTTTTTATGATGGCCTTGCAGTGAAGGTCAACTTGGCGAGGAGGGGTTTCAATTGTGAGACTGTATGTAGCTACTGTGGCTTACGAGAGGAAGATTTACAACATGTTTTGAGGTTTTGCTCGGTGGCACACTTGAGTTGGATGTCTAGTTCGCTTCGAATTGATCCTTTAGAAAATGAATCGTGGCCATTAAAAGAATGGGTACGTAGCTATATCCTGCTTTATCATAGCGAGGATGGGTGGAACGGGGGACGTGTTCAAAGCTTTATTGCTTTGCTTTTGAGTTTGTGGAAAACGAGGAATGCAAGAATCTTTAGAGGGGAGGGGGGACATCCGGGTGCGGTGTTGACTGCGATGGAAAGTTATTTACAGGAAGTGAGTACCTTTACAGCACGCAATGATGAGTTGTCAATTGACGGGCCAAAGGAACCCCCGGGTTACAATATGGTGCACATTGGCCGAGAAAAGGAGTTCCATAACGACTTCGTTGTACAG AAGCCTGGGAAGGCAGGATGGGGAATGACAGTCTCTACTAACCGCTCGTTAGCAGAGGAGGAGTCGGCAGGTCAACATGGTCGAGCAGTTTCTTCGGATCATGCAGAAGCGAAAGCTTGTCTTCTTGCCCTAACTTGGGCCTCAAATAGGCAGATTAATCAATTACGGATTAATACGGACTCAGCTGCTCTAGTTTCGTATCTTTGTATGGAAAGGGTAAGTGATATGTCGATTGTag